In Deinococcus sp. QL22, the following are encoded in one genomic region:
- a CDS encoding transcriptional regulator: protein MVKLLPALGLLLLSSAHATDSTSAAHDLSAALKKARQWTARGQVEVSVFFPPRTTPTRTANALPAVPFRPALLARNFTVTRGDSEAVAGRPSTRFDLMPRRGVAARWSLWIDQAWKVPLAFEERMPDGTLARRAAFVKVNGALARVPVQPLSSGIGLGAVLKAALPGLRLPAGFTPVAARARAEGQGGTEITLSDGVNVLALIVAPRNVRPAVGVASVRVAGAGGVRFVWLVGNLPESALKTALANVRQVDEAGLGTFAAPVDSNR from the coding sequence ATGGTAAAGCTCCTTCCAGCGCTGGGCCTGCTGCTCCTGAGTTCTGCCCACGCTACCGACTCCACCTCTGCCGCCCACGATCTGTCCGCCGCCCTCAAAAAAGCCCGCCAGTGGACGGCACGCGGGCAGGTGGAAGTCAGCGTCTTTTTTCCGCCCCGAACCACACCCACGCGCACCGCGAACGCCCTGCCCGCCGTCCCGTTCCGTCCCGCGCTGTTGGCCCGCAATTTTACGGTCACGCGGGGCGACTCGGAGGCCGTTGCAGGCCGCCCCAGCACGCGCTTTGACCTGATGCCCAGACGGGGTGTGGCGGCCCGCTGGAGTCTGTGGATAGACCAGGCGTGGAAGGTGCCGTTGGCCTTCGAGGAACGCATGCCAGACGGCACGCTGGCCCGCCGCGCCGCGTTCGTGAAGGTGAATGGGGCGTTGGCCCGCGTCCCTGTGCAGCCACTCTCTTCTGGCATCGGCCTCGGCGCGGTTCTGAAAGCCGCCTTGCCGGGCCTGCGCCTGCCTGCTGGCTTTACGCCCGTCGCTGCCAGAGCCCGTGCCGAGGGTCAGGGCGGCACCGAAATCACGTTGTCGGACGGCGTGAATGTGCTGGCCCTGATCGTGGCTCCACGCAATGTGCGCCCAGCGGTGGGCGTGGCCTCGGTGCGCGTGGCGGGAGCGGGCGGCGTGCGCTTTGTGTGGCTGGTCGGCAACCTGCCCGAATCCGCGTTGAAAACGGCACTGGCGAACGTGCGGCAGGTAGATGAGGCGGGGCTGGGAACTTTTGCCGCTCCGGTTGACTCCAACAGATAA
- a CDS encoding RNA polymerase sigma factor codes for MTLNDSADLHTWPQSDWTDEALVQAFRQPGPRSEGAFEVLVTRHAPRIHRLAASMVGPGAADDVVQDVFIAVHGGLNNFRAEAAFSTWLHRIALNACTRALKASQPVPLESVAEPAAPHDLVLSGENTDLRERLARAMHTLPPDQREALALRELSGLDYAEIAEITGAELGTVKSRINRARAALRVLLTRTGVTP; via the coding sequence GTGACTTTGAATGACTCTGCTGACCTACATACGTGGCCCCAGTCTGACTGGACAGACGAGGCGCTGGTGCAGGCCTTCCGGCAGCCGGGGCCGCGCAGCGAGGGGGCGTTCGAGGTGCTAGTCACGCGCCACGCGCCGCGCATTCATCGCCTCGCCGCCAGCATGGTCGGCCCCGGCGCGGCAGACGACGTGGTGCAGGACGTGTTTATCGCGGTTCACGGCGGCCTGAACAACTTCCGGGCAGAGGCCGCCTTCTCCACCTGGCTGCACCGAATCGCCCTGAATGCCTGCACGCGGGCGCTGAAGGCCAGCCAGCCTGTGCCGCTGGAATCGGTAGCCGAACCCGCCGCGCCGCACGATCTGGTGTTGTCGGGAGAAAATACTGACTTACGCGAACGCTTGGCCCGCGCCATGCACACGCTGCCGCCCGATCAGCGCGAGGCGTTGGCCCTGCGCGAACTGTCGGGACTGGACTACGCCGAAATTGCCGAAATTACGGGCGCGGAACTGGGCACCGTGAAGAGCCGAATCAATCGGGCGCGGGCCGCGTTGCGCGTGCTGCTCACCAGAACAGGAGTCACCCCATGA
- a CDS encoding metal-dependent transcriptional regulator yields MTARTLSPSAEDYVKQLYALGLSGQKGGGKVSTQALADALGVAPASVTGMLRKLSEQGLVSHAPYQGARLTAEGERVALEVLRHHRLLELFLHRALGVPLDEVHEEAERLEHALSERLEARIAAWLGDPTHDPHGDPIPTLAGEVPARAERRLSQLAVGDGGMVARVPDGDAEQLRALVAAGLTPGAALRVRVVDAALGTLTVEIGPTADHVLTLALAVAAQVHVHAGTSYAGTSLASEKATA; encoded by the coding sequence ATGACCGCCCGCACGCTCTCTCCCTCTGCCGAGGATTACGTCAAACAGCTGTACGCCCTTGGCCTGAGCGGGCAAAAAGGCGGCGGCAAAGTCAGTACGCAGGCGTTGGCCGACGCGCTGGGCGTGGCTCCGGCCAGCGTAACCGGAATGCTCCGCAAGCTCAGCGAGCAGGGGTTGGTGTCTCACGCGCCGTATCAGGGCGCACGCCTGACCGCCGAGGGCGAGCGGGTGGCGCTGGAAGTGCTGCGGCATCACCGCCTGCTGGAACTGTTTTTGCACCGGGCGCTGGGCGTGCCACTGGACGAGGTACACGAGGAAGCCGAGCGGCTGGAACACGCCCTGAGCGAGCGCCTAGAGGCCCGCATTGCCGCGTGGCTGGGCGACCCCACCCACGACCCGCACGGCGACCCGATTCCCACGCTGGCGGGCGAGGTGCCTGCACGGGCCGAGCGGCGGCTGTCCCAGCTGGCGGTGGGCGACGGCGGCATGGTGGCCCGCGTGCCAGACGGCGACGCCGAGCAGTTGCGGGCACTGGTGGCGGCGGGCCTGACCCCCGGCGCGGCCCTGCGCGTGCGGGTGGTAGACGCCGCGCTGGGAACGCTGACTGTTGAGATTGGCCCCACAGCAGATCATGTCCTGACGCTGGCCCTCGCCGTAGCGGCACAGGTTCACGTTCATGCTGGCACCAGTTATGCCGGAACCAGTCTTGCCTCAGAAAAGGCCACCGCTTGA
- a CDS encoding adenosylcobinamide-GDP ribazoletransferase — MKTVLGQHLRQQLAAAHLALTFLTTLPLPHVQKVEDGDFARASAYYPLAGYAVGGVVALTLWLPLPLPDGVRAALAVGAWLLVTGMLHFDGLVDSADALFAMKSPERRLEIIHDVHVGAFGLATGALSLLTLWSLLASDIPAYAVVVAAVAARLVLLAPMNLFPAARQESLGARSREGRWGLALLLAVPALLLPGAGLAFLAALIAALLVARFASGRLGGGISGDIYGMIVVVAELVALGAFAWGKG; from the coding sequence TTGAAGACGGTTTTAGGGCAACACCTTCGGCAGCAACTGGCCGCCGCCCACCTCGCCCTGACTTTCCTGACCACGCTGCCGCTGCCGCATGTGCAGAAGGTGGAAGATGGCGATTTTGCGCGGGCCAGTGCCTATTACCCGCTGGCCGGGTACGCGGTGGGCGGCGTGGTGGCGCTGACGCTGTGGCTGCCCCTGCCGCTGCCAGACGGCGTGCGGGCGGCGCTGGCGGTGGGCGCGTGGCTGCTCGTGACCGGAATGCTGCACTTTGACGGTCTGGTGGACAGCGCCGACGCCCTGTTCGCCATGAAAAGCCCGGAACGCCGTCTGGAAATCATCCATGACGTGCATGTGGGCGCGTTCGGGCTGGCGACCGGGGCACTGAGCCTGCTGACACTGTGGAGCCTGCTGGCCTCGGATATTCCGGCCTATGCAGTGGTGGTGGCAGCGGTGGCAGCGCGGCTGGTGCTGCTGGCCCCCATGAACCTGTTTCCGGCGGCGCGGCAGGAATCGCTGGGCGCACGCTCACGCGAGGGACGCTGGGGGCTGGCGTTGCTGCTGGCCGTGCCCGCGCTGCTGCTGCCGGGAGCGGGCTTGGCCTTTTTAGCGGCCCTGATCGCGGCGCTGCTGGTGGCCCGGTTCGCGTCGGGGCGCTTGGGCGGCGGCATCAGCGGCGACATCTACGGCATGATTGTGGTGGTGGCCGAACTGGTGGCGCTGGGCGCGTTTGCGTGGGGGAAGGGTTGA
- a CDS encoding histidine phosphatase family protein, with amino-acid sequence MSQTSLPLTLYLIRHAPTLPNAQRRYPHSGEDASLSDAGRILAAGLAGTLPASPLAYLLAYTSPARRARETAALAGFPHAQAAPALQEARFGVMAGHTWAELEDEYGVAPREWIDALSDPGSDSGPPGGETGRTFHARLQKWLDALPHAGTVVAFTHAGPLLALLRLTVGLRAAEIAPGGRAVLHRAAAHPTSAGGDWWLSHLAPPTG; translated from the coding sequence TTGAGCCAAACTTCTCTGCCACTGACCCTGTACCTGATCCGGCACGCGCCCACGCTGCCCAACGCCCAGCGGCGGTATCCGCACAGCGGCGAGGACGCCTCCCTATCGGATGCGGGGCGGATATTGGCGGCAGGATTGGCGGGCACACTTCCAGCCTCGCCACTCGCTTATCTGTTGGCTTATACCTCTCCGGCGCGGCGGGCACGCGAAACGGCGGCGCTGGCAGGGTTTCCGCACGCACAGGCTGCGCCGGCCCTGCAAGAAGCCCGTTTTGGCGTGATGGCAGGCCACACCTGGGCCGAACTGGAAGACGAATATGGTGTTGCCCCACGGGAATGGATAGACGCCCTCTCCGACCCTGGTTCGGACTCTGGGCCACCGGGCGGCGAAACGGGGCGCACCTTCCATGCCCGCCTTCAGAAGTGGTTAGACGCCCTGCCACACGCGGGAACCGTGGTGGCCTTCACCCATGCTGGCCCGCTGCTGGCCCTGCTGCGCCTGACTGTGGGTTTGCGGGCTGCTGAAATTGCGCCGGGGGGCAGGGCGGTGCTGCACCGGGCCGCCGCACATCCCACTTCAGCGGGCGGGGACTGGTGGCTCTCGCATCTGGCCCCGCCCACTGGCTAA
- a CDS encoding SDR family oxidoreductase, which translates to MNSTQTLQAPFLVTGGTGQLGRPLVAELLRHGAEVRVLTRRIPAAAPPAGLTYVAGDLTTGEGLTGALRGVGTVIHAAHDPTDPMRDVTATRNLLQACRDTATPPPAVLYVSIVGAAQATAFGYYAGKVRGEALVQSSGLPYLIFQATQFQEFVAEILTGLTRWPLVPLLPGQLQPVAVADVGAVLADHALHGTRGEAVLAGPEIITLHELTRTWLAAHHQHKLLLPLPFAPPHPFLQAVRRGVLTAPQAAYQGRSWADFLRESIL; encoded by the coding sequence GTGAATTCCACACAAACTCTACAGGCCCCCTTCTTGGTCACAGGTGGTACGGGGCAATTGGGCCGCCCCCTCGTGGCCGAACTGTTGCGGCATGGGGCCGAGGTGCGGGTGCTGACGCGCCGTATACCCGCTGCCGCGCCCCCTGCGGGCCTGACCTACGTCGCGGGCGACCTCACAACCGGTGAAGGCTTGACCGGAGCTTTGCGCGGCGTGGGCACCGTGATTCATGCTGCCCACGACCCCACCGACCCCATGCGGGACGTCACCGCCACCCGCAATCTGCTGCAAGCCTGCCGCGATACCGCAACCCCGCCCCCTGCGGTGCTGTACGTGTCTATCGTGGGCGCGGCTCAGGCCACTGCTTTTGGCTATTACGCGGGCAAAGTGCGCGGTGAAGCACTGGTACAGAGCAGCGGCCTCCCTTACCTGATCTTCCAGGCCACCCAGTTTCAGGAATTTGTGGCCGAAATATTGACCGGATTGACGCGCTGGCCGCTGGTGCCGCTGCTGCCGGGTCAATTGCAACCTGTGGCTGTCGCGGATGTAGGCGCTGTGCTGGCCGACCACGCCCTGCACGGCACACGCGGCGAAGCGGTCTTGGCCGGGCCAGAGATCATCACCCTGCACGAGCTGACCCGGACGTGGCTGGCCGCTCACCACCAGCACAAGCTGTTGCTGCCACTGCCCTTCGCGCCCCCTCACCCCTTTTTGCAGGCGGTGAGACGCGGCGTTCTCACGGCACCGCAGGCGGCTTACCAGGGGCGCAGTTGGGCCGACTTCCTGCGCGAATCCATCCTATGA
- the cobU gene encoding bifunctional adenosylcobinamide kinase/adenosylcobinamide-phosphate guanylyltransferase: MTLIFVTGGARSGKSSFAEKIAQERAESSVTYLATAQAFDTEMEDRIARHRTDRPAEWHTVEEPLDVLVALQAAPTPTVLLDCLSLWVSNLLLSGLDEEVILARTDAVLHAQTVRGGLLIAVTNEVGSGIVPDNALARSYRDILGRVNQRFAAASAEAYLLASGLPLQLK; the protein is encoded by the coding sequence ATGACCCTTATATTTGTCACAGGCGGCGCACGCAGCGGCAAAAGCAGTTTTGCAGAGAAGATCGCGCAGGAGCGGGCAGAAAGCAGCGTGACTTACCTCGCCACTGCACAGGCTTTCGACACCGAGATGGAAGACCGTATTGCCCGCCACCGCACAGACCGCCCCGCCGAGTGGCACACCGTAGAGGAGCCGCTGGACGTGCTGGTCGCCCTGCAAGCCGCGCCCACGCCCACCGTGCTGCTGGACTGCCTGAGTTTGTGGGTCAGCAATCTGCTGCTGTCGGGTCTGGATGAAGAGGTGATTCTGGCGCGTACCGACGCCGTACTCCACGCTCAGACCGTGCGCGGCGGCCTGCTGATCGCCGTGACCAACGAAGTCGGCAGCGGCATCGTGCCCGACAATGCGTTGGCCCGCAGCTACCGCGACATTCTGGGCCGGGTCAACCAGCGTTTTGCCGCCGCGTCAGCCGAAGCGTATCTGCTGGCAAGCGGGCTGCCGCTGCAGCTGAAGTAG
- the cobT gene encoding nicotinate-nucleotide--dimethylbenzimidazole phosphoribosyltransferase, translated as MPTPSLPTELAALIAAVQPAHAGAVAAARTRQAQLTKPHGALGDLEEVSVRLAGVFGSDRPHPRGVAVLVAAADHGVAAGPHPVSAYPPEVTPAMVANFLADTPAGLGGAAVNAIARSVGARVYVMDAGVNADLPQHPALVRAADLGGLGRRGTSDLRTGPAMSRDEAVALILAGAALARQAVQDGADLIVPGEMGIGNTTPAAALTARMLGQDAVAVTGRGTGVDDATLERKVAAVREALARGGSTLADPLGVLADLGGFEIAAMLGMMLQSVALGKVVILDGFVEGSAALLAVALAPALADFLFAAGECAEIGHAAQLAHLNLKPMFRLGLRLGEGTGGVLAAPMLLAAAATLREMQTFAEAGVPGGA; from the coding sequence ATGCCCACTCCTTCCCTGCCCACCGAACTTGCCGCCCTGATTGCCGCCGTGCAGCCTGCCCACGCCGGGGCGGTGGCCGCTGCCCGCACGCGCCAAGCCCAACTGACCAAACCGCACGGGGCGCTGGGCGATCTGGAAGAGGTGAGTGTGCGGCTGGCGGGCGTGTTCGGGTCAGACCGACCCCATCCACGCGGCGTGGCGGTGCTGGTGGCGGCGGCAGATCACGGCGTCGCGGCAGGCCCGCACCCCGTCAGCGCCTACCCGCCCGAAGTCACGCCCGCCATGGTCGCCAACTTTTTGGCCGACACCCCCGCCGGACTGGGCGGAGCCGCTGTGAACGCGATTGCGCGCAGTGTGGGAGCGCGGGTGTACGTGATGGATGCGGGCGTGAATGCCGACCTGCCGCAGCACCCGGCGTTGGTGAGAGCAGCGGACTTGGGGGGACTGGGGCGTCGCGGTACATCCGACCTGAGAACCGGGCCTGCCATGAGCCGGGATGAAGCAGTGGCCCTGATTCTGGCAGGCGCGGCACTGGCCCGCCAAGCTGTGCAGGACGGCGCAGACCTGATCGTGCCCGGAGAAATGGGCATCGGCAACACCACGCCTGCTGCGGCCCTGACTGCCCGGATGCTGGGGCAGGACGCTGTCGCCGTAACCGGACGGGGCACGGGCGTAGACGACGCCACGCTGGAGCGCAAAGTGGCCGCCGTGCGGGAGGCGTTGGCACGCGGCGGCAGCACTCTTGCAGACCCATTGGGCGTGCTGGCCGATCTGGGCGGCTTCGAGATCGCGGCGATGCTGGGCATGATGCTTCAGTCGGTGGCGCTGGGTAAGGTCGTCATTCTGGACGGGTTTGTAGAAGGCAGCGCGGCCCTGCTGGCTGTGGCGCTGGCCCCCGCCCTGGCCGACTTCCTGTTTGCCGCCGGAGAATGCGCCGAAATCGGGCACGCGGCGCAACTGGCGCACCTGAATCTGAAACCGATGTTCCGTCTAGGCCTGCGCCTGGGCGAGGGCACGGGGGGCGTGCTGGCCGCGCCTATGTTGCTGGCAGCGGCGGCCACCCTGCGGGAAATGCAGACCTTTGCCGAGGCTGGGGTTCCGGGTGGGGCGTGA
- a CDS encoding phosphoribosylanthranilate isomerase encodes MTAPTAPRIRVKVCGTTSVTDAVQAAEAGADALGFIFAPISKRLVSAEVARAASLSVGPVVARVGVFLDQGLDEVLRTAERARMSAVQLHGDLSSLYVSEVARYHPVLRVLRPADLLAGADALEAAKEVAEVPGVTLMLDAPEPGGGVPLDWEALRPIFPAGAWLAGGLGPQNVAAAIRALNPVGVDAVSRLESSAGVKNHDLVWSFVVAARSGSSADGA; translated from the coding sequence ATGACCGCCCCGACTGCACCCCGTATCCGCGTGAAAGTCTGCGGCACCACGTCTGTTACCGACGCCGTACAGGCCGCTGAGGCTGGGGCCGATGCCCTTGGGTTCATCTTCGCGCCGATCAGCAAACGGCTGGTATCGGCAGAAGTGGCGCGGGCCGCCAGCCTGAGCGTGGGGCCAGTCGTGGCGCGTGTCGGCGTGTTTTTGGATCAGGGGTTAGACGAGGTACTCAGAACGGCAGAGCGGGCGCGGATGAGTGCCGTGCAGCTTCACGGCGATTTGTCAAGCCTTTACGTGAGCGAGGTGGCCCGCTATCATCCCGTTCTGCGTGTGTTGCGCCCCGCCGATTTGCTGGCAGGTGCAGACGCGCTAGAAGCCGCGAAAGAGGTTGCGGAAGTCCCCGGCGTGACCCTGATGCTGGACGCCCCGGAACCGGGCGGTGGCGTGCCGCTGGACTGGGAAGCCCTGCGCCCGATCTTTCCGGCAGGGGCCTGGCTGGCGGGTGGATTGGGGCCGCAGAACGTGGCTGCCGCGATCCGGGCACTGAACCCGGTGGGAGTGGACGCCGTGAGCCGCCTAGAGAGTTCTGCGGGTGTGAAAAATCATGATTTGGTGTGGTCTTTCGTTGTGGCCGCACGTTCTGGCTCCTCTGCTGACGGAGCATAG
- a CDS encoding metalloenzyme domain protein — protein sequence MPSALLWLALDGVGHPLDAVGPDSIWDQPLPALRPLIDAGQALDTTLGVLGLPQSGTGQACWLTGQDAVRVMGEHFGPHPGPTLQRLLRESALPVRLAQAGARVALANHYPPPYFEAQARRPRMGCFPFSFLAAGSPLNPPGVPPVPATLGLSYTEPWQPVRPLDEVSRLGESLATSAQTHDLLVADLWFSDPLGHLGSLPTRPAVAAAARAYLVRVDALLAGALQAGAQVLLTSDHGNAENLTVKAHTLARVPFAASGLSLPNASNVVEAGQALAHWFGLPPQTAKSDIDHTRD from the coding sequence ATGCCCTCTGCCCTCCTCTGGCTCGCCCTGGACGGCGTGGGCCATCCTCTAGACGCAGTGGGGCCGGATTCCATCTGGGATCAGCCGTTGCCTGCGCTGCGGCCCCTGATCGACGCCGGGCAGGCGCTCGATACCACCTTGGGCGTGCTGGGACTGCCGCAATCGGGGACAGGGCAGGCGTGCTGGCTGACCGGGCAGGACGCCGTGCGCGTGATGGGCGAGCATTTTGGGCCGCATCCGGGGCCGACCTTGCAGCGCCTTCTGCGTGAATCGGCGCTTCCGGTGCGGCTGGCACAGGCAGGCGCAAGGGTGGCCCTCGCCAACCATTACCCACCGCCCTACTTTGAAGCGCAGGCGCGGCGACCCCGTATGGGCTGTTTTCCGTTCTCGTTTCTGGCCGCCGGAAGCCCACTGAACCCGCCCGGCGTGCCGCCTGTGCCTGCCACACTGGGCCTCAGTTACACCGAACCTTGGCAGCCCGTGCGCCCACTGGACGAGGTTTCTCGCCTGGGCGAGAGCCTGGCAACCAGCGCCCAAACCCATGATTTGTTGGTGGCAGACCTCTGGTTCAGCGACCCACTGGGCCATCTGGGGAGCCTGCCCACCCGTCCGGCGGTGGCAGCGGCGGCGCGGGCGTACCTTGTGCGGGTAGACGCGTTGCTGGCCGGAGCCTTGCAGGCCGGGGCACAGGTGCTGCTCACCTCCGATCATGGGAACGCCGAAAACTTGACCGTCAAGGCCCATACGCTGGCCCGCGTGCCCTTCGCGGCATCAGGTCTGAGCCTGCCAAACGCGAGCAATGTGGTGGAAGCTGGACAGGCCCTTGCCCACTGGTTTGGCTTACCGCCGCAGACGGCAAAATCTGACATTGACCACACGAGAGACTGA
- a CDS encoding biotin--[acetyl-CoA-carboxylase] ligase, which produces MPDRLLPLLSDLPQSGEALGARLGVGRVTVNTLARRLEADGVPVVISREGYALAAGTPAPMLVAPLLATHTFGQALRYAGTVTSTQDVARAWADDAAAPAAHGAVVVAERQSAGRGRRGRAWDTTHGTLVFSVLLHGLTLPELALIPLAAGVAVQAASRIGGLKWPNDLLAADGRKLAGILLEADLRGEEVRRAVLGIGINVSAAPGGAAFLTEWRPDLTRDRLLADLLAALEHWLAQPLAQILTAWRQTSVTLGRPVQVQTPRGPVAGTALDIDAQGSLLVQVSGGEVVTISAGDVQLVGQLASPAPAPG; this is translated from the coding sequence GTGCCTGACCGTCTGTTGCCGCTGCTCTCCGACCTTCCTCAATCTGGGGAGGCGTTGGGGGCGCGGCTGGGCGTGGGGCGCGTCACCGTGAATACGCTGGCGCGGCGGCTGGAAGCAGACGGCGTGCCCGTGGTCATTTCTCGCGAGGGGTACGCCCTGGCGGCGGGCACGCCTGCGCCGATGCTGGTGGCCCCGCTGCTGGCCACCCACACCTTCGGGCAGGCCCTGCGCTACGCCGGAACTGTCACCAGCACACAGGATGTGGCCCGCGCCTGGGCCGATGACGCCGCTGCACCAGCCGCACACGGCGCAGTCGTGGTGGCCGAACGGCAGAGCGCAGGCCGGGGCAGGCGTGGCCGGGCCTGGGACACCACGCACGGTACGCTGGTTTTTAGTGTGCTGCTGCATGGCCTGACCTTGCCCGAACTGGCACTGATTCCGTTGGCAGCGGGCGTGGCGGTGCAGGCGGCGTCCCGAATAGGTGGTCTGAAATGGCCCAACGACCTTTTGGCTGCCGATGGCCGCAAACTGGCAGGCATTCTGCTGGAGGCCGATCTACGGGGCGAAGAAGTCCGGCGGGCCGTGCTGGGCATCGGAATCAACGTGTCTGCCGCGCCAGGCGGGGCCGCTTTTCTGACCGAATGGCGGCCCGACCTGACCCGCGACCGCCTGTTGGCCGACCTGTTGGCCGCGCTGGAGCATTGGCTGGCGCAACCGCTCGCGCAGATTTTGACGGCTTGGCGGCAGACCAGTGTGACGCTGGGGCGGCCCGTGCAGGTGCAGACGCCGCGTGGCCCGGTAGCAGGCACGGCGCTGGATATAGATGCGCAGGGGAGCCTGTTGGTGCAGGTGTCTGGCGGCGAGGTCGTGACCATCAGCGCG